The genome window TGGAGGAGGTGATGATGATGGCgatggaggtggaggaggtgatggtggtgacagAGGTGGAGGAGATGAAGTAGGTGATGGTGatgaaggaggtggaggaggtgatgatagaggtggaggagatggaggtgatggtgatgatggagctagaggaggtgatgatggtgatgatggaggtggaggaggtgacgatggtgatgatggaggtggaggaggtgatgatggtgatgacgggTGGAGGAGATGGAGAAGGTGATGATGaatggaggtggaggaggtgatgatggcgatggaggtggaggaggtgatggtggtgatagagGTAGAggaggtgatgatgatggtgatggaggtgaaGGAGGTGGTGatagaggtggaggaggtgatgatggaggtggaggaggtgacaATGGTGATGATAGAGGTGGAGGAAATGGAGgaggtgatgatggaggtggaggagatggagcaggtgatgatggtgatgatggaggtggaggagatggaggaagtgatggtgatgatggaggtggaggaggtgatgatggtgatgatagaggtggaggagatggaggaggtgatgatgatggcaatggaggtggaggaggtaatgatggtggtgacagAAGTGGAGGAGATGGAAGAAGTGATGTTGATAACAGGTGGAGGAGGTGATAATGGTAATGATAGAGGTGGAAGAGATGAAGGAGatggaggagatggaggaggtgATGGAGGTAGAGGAggtgatgatggaggtgatggaggtggaggaggtgatgatggtggtgatggaggtggaggagatggaggaggtgaagatgatggtgatggaggtggaggaagtgatgatggtggtgatagagGTGGAGGAGATGGAGAAGGTGATGTTGATaacagaggtggaggaggtgataATGGTAGTGATAGAGGTGGAGGAGatgaaggaggtggaggagatggaggaggtgATGGAGGTAGAGGAGGTGATGATGAAGGTGATTGAGGTGGAGGAGGTGATGATGGAGGTGATTGAGGTGGAGGAggtgatgatggaggtgatggaggtgaggaggtgatgatggtggtaacgggtggaggagatggaggaggtgATGGTGAAGACGGAGGTGGAagaggtgatgatggtggtgatggaggtgaagGAGATGGAGGAGGTGATGGAGGTGTAGGAggtgatgatggaggtgatggaggtggaggaggtgatgATGGATGTGAAGGAGGTAGTGATGGAGGTGGAGAAGGTAATGATGGATGTGatagaggtggaggaggtggtgatggaggtgatggaagtggaggtggtggtgatggaggtggaggaggtgatggtgatgatggagcTGGAGGAGGTGATGATGATTCTGATGGAGGTGGagaaggtgatggtgatgatggaggtggaggtgatgatggaggtgttggaggtggaggaggtggtgatggaggtgtaggagatgatggtggtggtggaggaggtggtagaggtggaggaggtgatgatgatggtgatgaaggtggaggaggtggtgatggaggtggaggaggtgatggTGATAACAGAAGTGGAGGagatgatgatggtagtgatggaGGTGAAGGAGGTGATGGTGATAACAGAAGTGGAGGagatgatgatggtagtgatggaGGTGAAGGAGGTGATGGTGATAACAGAAGTGGAGGagatgatgatggtagtgatggaggtggaggaggtgatggtgataacggaggtggaggaggtgataATAGTGgtgaaggaggtggaggaggtggtgatgtaggtggaggaggtgatgatggtggtgaaggaggtggaggaggtgacgatggtgatgatggaggtggaAGAGGTGATAAAATTAGTAATGTAGAAAGTAGAGGCGGGTGTAGACAGAGATCACAGCTAGTGGTCATGTAATGGCCACTACGATGatgaggaggaggggaaagaaaggacTAAAGGGGGTCAATACCCTGCCCACCTGGAGGcctgaggagaaggagaggagagatgcTGTGCTTACCCCAGCCTAGCACACCAAGCTTGAGCACATATCTGCGGATGTAGATGTTGTAGACGCGCCCGaggaggaggtagaggttgaagCCCTCGATGGCCATCCAAGTGAGGCAGCTGAGCAGCGCGTAGTGCAGGGCAGCAGCCAGAGCCGTGCACGCTGACCGGGGCACAGGAGACATGGCAAATGCGGGGCTCAGCAGGAAGGCGATGTTCAGGAGCAGCACGGAGGCATGCAGGTTCATGTGGATGCGTGTTAAGGAGTCACTCTGTTTCCTGCAGGTGAAAGCATGGCCCTCCATGGCCCAGGGACATCACCCAGGCAGCACTACCCACTGGTGCATGCCGACCAGGAAAATGAGGTGAAGAAGGGGCAGGGATCCCACAGCAGTCGCACCAAAAGGCTGGTCTCCCACCTCCTGGCCCCCACCCTCTGGAGAAGCACACCCAGTTCTAGTTGACTAAATGGGACACAAGGAAGGGTGATGTGCCACAGTTAGGGGCAGGCCCAGCACTGTGGCAGCAGAATACCTGGAATGGAAGTGCAACAGGACCGTGATCAGCGAGGCCACGATGGAGATGCTGCAGCCCACGAGGGAGATGTATGTAAGAGGTGCCAGCAACTCTGCAGGGACCAGGGCCGGGGAGAGTTGCTgcaggagggaagaggggctggagGCCAGAAGCATAGTATtgccctccctcccagcctcGTCAGAGATACCTCCTGAGGCCTCCTCTCCAAGTCCCCTTCCTCATAAGCCTAGCCATGGACCTGGCCTGAACGAGGCCATGGCAGATACAGTGAGTTTTGCCCCCACAACAGTTCCCATCTCCCTCTTCTGCTATGAGTGCCTCCCTTCCCCTACTCCCTATGCACCCGGGGGGTTCCACCACTTTGTCCTCTCTGTGCAGAAAGGTGCACCAGGCCTGGTCAAGCAGggccctccctcctcctgcctatagtgattggttcagggatgAGCACATGGCTGGCAGAACTGGGTAAAAGATTTTATTCCACTGGTCTGAAAGCTTGCAGGGCATGAGCCTGGAACTGCTGCCAGCTATATTATTATCTCATATTAGAAGTTCCTATTTGAGGGCTAAGCCAGCACAGAGCAAGCACAGTTGAGGGACAGAGATAGAGTGCTATCTTAGTGATCTTAGTGATCAGCCCCTGGATCAAGCCATGCCTGAAGCCTAACCCAGCCTTTTCAGAAACATGAGtccataaattttctttcttttttcccttttttttttttttttttttttttttccgcttaGACCCATTTAAGTTGGATTTTCTGCCCCTTGCACCAGCTTTTGCCTTGCTCCTCTGCCACAGACACAGGGCCCTCTACAGCTCTGGGCCCCACTCAGGATGCATACataccatgagaacagcaaagtAGGTGAGGTGGTTGCAGCGGCAGAGCACCTGAGAGTGGGAGGGCTGCTCTGTACGACAGCCCTCAGGGCTCCAGCCACCCCAGGGCTGTTTCCTGGCTCCCTCCTTCCAGAAGACACAGCTCAGGGTGTAGCCTTCCTGGGTGGAGATGCTGGAGTCAGTCATAGGGTGCAAAGGAAAGGCTGCAGATCAGTGTCTGGGAGTCCTGGGGGCCAACGGTGACTCAACTGTACATTCGCCAACATTTTACCAGGCACTGGCTGGCCTTTGGCCTCAGACAGTCTGAGATTCCAGTCCCATCTCCACTGTGGGCTCTCAGAGTGACCCGGGCAAGATGCCAAGTTGCTCTGCACCTCAGTTTAGTCATCTACAGAATAGGATCATTCATACCCATATTACAAGAATGGTGGAAAAATAAAGGGCAACACGGAATCTTGAGTGTCCAGCTCTGGCCTTTTAGACAGTAGGCACTCCATAACCAGCTGATCCCTTCCCCTCGTCCCCGTGGGGAACAGCGATGTGCTCAGACCCATGCCTGGTCGGGGCAGACGCATCCACAGACAACCCTAACGCCAAGTCCCGTGGGTGGAGAGGTGGAGGAAATGACACGGGCTGTCACGGAAAACCATGGAGGGTGGCAGAGCTGACCCAAAGGGAGAAGGCGAGGTGGGGGACCTGAGGCCTTAGAGGACGTGTTGGATTTCAACACGAGTAGGGCAAGGGCATTCCAGGTGGAGGGAACCACAGCGGCAAAAGCCCAGAGATAAAAGGAAAGGATGATGGTGAAATTTAGAGTGCAGGGCAGTCCTGGTGAGGCTTAAGGGAAGATGGAGCAGAAAGCAGAGGCTCCGGGCTTTTCAGGAATGGCAGGAACCAGAAAAGGAGGCACTGAGGCTTGTGAGCCACCccactctgcccccacccccaatgAGTAGCCCTTTCTTTGTTCCAGGATCAGCATCTGCACTTCCCCTAGGAGCTCACTCTTTCACCCCAGTCCCTGGGCCGTGTGACCCAGGCCTGGCCAATCCACACCTTCCATCCCCCTGGACACAGTGACAGGTACAGGGATGTACACATGACCCAGTGAACCTTTAAGATCCTGAGACCATGATCTGCACTGGGGCAGGTTGGGAGTGGGGAGTTGGGGGAAGAGCCTgatgggaagaaggaaaggaagtctGGCTCTTCAGCATCCATCATGCCACAGAATGGACAGCCAAGGCAGGAGACCATTGCTGAGATGGAGAGAGACTGAGCCACGAGGGCATCAGATCTGTCCCTGgatccagctgtgcctgaagCTGGTGGACCACCCCTAGACATTTCATTGATGTGTGCCAATCAGTTCCCTCTGTGCTCAAGCTGGCTTCAGGTGGTCTTTTCTCACTTGCAACTGAAAGAATTCTAACAAATGCATGAGTaaaaacttctctctctcttatttcttGAGCAGGAATTTTCAAAGTGTGATGGATTTCCAAGATGGTTCCACAGGTTTGGGTCTGGGCAAACCAATGTTCAACAGGAGAGTCACAGAGGGGCAGGGGTGCAGTGGAAATGGGGGCGCTCCCAGCAGTACCAGGCTTTGGTTGTGCCAGAAGCTGATGTTCACCGGATCCCTGAGGTTGTTCACGTGCCCATGACTCAGCTGGGCCCCCAGGACGTAGTTATTGAGCAGAGATGAGTTGTTTTCATCCTGGAAGGGCAGCAGGAGAAGGGTTGAGtggaggggaaatggggaggcCCTGGGTAAGGTCTGAGCCCCGCTTCCCTGGATGAGAACAAGTAGCAAGAGTTTCACGTGTGCAGCATGAAAGccttcccagcctcccagcctcccagcctttgcatgtgctgttcctGCCCTGTGGAAAGCTGTCCTCTTACCAACCTCTGCTTCACCTCCCATTCGTTTAATTCATTCCAGCCCCACACCCTCCACCTCACCACTATCCTCACACACTTTCAAAGCCAAGGTTGAAAGGCACCTTCCCCAGAAGCTCCCCTGGACTGCCCACTGGGAAGAGCCCTGACCCCACCCTGACTCATCCATCGCTCTGGATCTTTATGGCTATTATCGACCTTGTGCTAACATTAAATCTCTAAggttgggccgggcacagtggctcacgcctataatcctagcattttgggaggctgaggcaggtagatcacttgaggccaggagttcaggatcagcctcgccaacatggttaaatccggtctctactaaaaatacaaaaattagctgggcattgtggtgcacgcctgtaatcccagggaggctgaggcaggggaatcgcttgaacccaggaggtggaggttgcagtgagccgagatcatgccactgcactccagcctgggcaacagagcgactctgacaaaaaaaaaaaaaaacaacaactctaAGGTCTTAGTCTAAGCATGAAGACAGAGAGTTCTCTGAGGGCAGGGAACAAGTGTCTTCTTGTCTGTCTCCCGCCTAGCgacaggcacatagtaggtttcTTAGGTCTCATTTGCAGATGTAATTGTGCCTTCCTACCATTCTGCTAAAGctggcagggaaactgaggcccagagagggacaATGGCTGGCTTGGATTGCACAGCTGGCTGGTTGGTCTCACTCAGTGCTCGTCACCCAGAGGCCAGGCAGTGCTGGGCACCTGCAGTGGATCCCAAGAAGGGGCCGGCACCCACCCTCCTTGGCCCACCATCACACTGACCTTGAAAAAGTGGGCATTGGAGAAGTAGATACAGATGAGCCGCAGCTCCCTGGGCCGGGTCTTGCAGGCGTCCCAGGTCAGCTCGGCAGGGAACTGCATGGCATGCTGACCCCAGGCATACTGACCCCGGGCATGCTGACCCCGGGCCTGCAGAGGGTCACAGACAAGCTGAGTCTGGCAGCCAGGACCTGTAGACCTGACCCCAACACCTTCACTGCCTCCCACTCCCTATGAAACTTTCCTTGGGGTTTCTACCCACAGAACCTTCTCCCCCCAGGCTGCATCTCCTCCCAAACTTCCCGAGATCCCAGGCCTTCCCTCCATGCTGTTCCTGAGTTTGGGGTGTTTACCTGACCCACTGGGCCCCTGAAGATGGAGCTACCTCAGCActcagccccagcccagcccccaccAGGGATCCAGCCAATCATCCCAGGGTCCTAAAAGGAGCCAGGGTTCCTGGCCTCTCTCACAGCTGCCTCCCCCAAGGGGCAGCCTCCAGCCAAAGCAGGAAGAAGACTCCGCCCTGGAGGGGCCATAAAGCACCACCCTTTCCACAATTCACACAGCGAGTatcagccccattttacagaggaggtaACTCACTGCTAGTTAGGGCAGAGCCTGGACTagggggtgtggggaggaggaCAGTGGAGCCTAAAGAAAGTCCAGACCTTAAACCCCTGGAGGACTTCTAGGGCAGGGGCAGCTGGCCacgcccccaccaccaccacctgcaGCCTCTGACCTGGGGCACCCGTTTCAGAGTGGCACTGCTCAGTGAGAGGCCAGAGAAGTCGCAGCTCAGCTTGAAGGCCAGAGACTGTATGGTGGGTGTCTGCAAGGTCAGGTTGTAGCCCGGGAAGCTGGTGTTCAGTAGCATCTGCTCCAGCTGGTGAAGTTGACTGCAGCCCAGAGAGACGGCCAGGGAGGCCAGAACCCAGAGTGGGGTAAGGGTGAGAGGGGGCTCTAGATAGCCTGGGAGGGCAGGGCCTCCCCACCCACACCCCTGTCACTCCCACCTCCAGACCACTGCATACACAGTGTCCTTGGCACACTGTTACCTCCCTACCCCATCTATCCCCTCCTCTCGATTAACTCCTGTTCAGGTCCCAGTTTGTTGtcaccttctccaggaagccttccctgactgctcCCTCACAAATTCCCAGTAGCCGCTCTTATCCCTGACCAGTCTTCAGCATTATCTGCTCACCCAGAGCTGCTCAGTCTTTGGGTCACAGACCCTGGAGAACCCAGCCAGAATTTTAGAGTTCCTTCCCAGGAAAATGCATGGAGACCCACAGTTCTGCACTTAGTTTCATGACATCCATGATTAAGGGCCCCCAGTCCTCAATGATAAACTTCATGAGGGCAGTGACACGCCCACCCTGCATCCGCAGAGCCTAGGGTCAGGCATGCAGTAGGCACTCAAAAAAAGTGCTGAAAAAATGCACAGTTAAGAGTCTATACTAGACCAACTCTGACCCACTGATTCAAGGTGCAGGCTTGGGGTAGGAGACACAGCTGACTCTAAACAGGAGAGGAACACGTCCAACTCACCGAAAGGAAAAAGACGGGCTCCGGGCTCTGGACACCTGCATATTCTCCATGTAGCTCAGGagttctttccatttctctgtgGGGACACACCTCCCCTTCAGCTTGTGTCTCAGCTACCCTCTGGCCCCACAACCTCTGGGCTTTCCATCCCAGCCTGAGAGTCTAGTTCACAAGCAGCTCCTGCTGCCCCCAGGAAGCCTAAGTGGCCCCTTTCAATCTCCCAGGGTTTGATGCCGGCCCCTTTTGCATCACAGTCCCAGGACTGGGCTAGGGCTGCCCCCAGTTCAGCAGAGCTCCCTTACCTGCTGTTGCATTCTGCAAAGTCAGAAGGCACAGGCACAGGAAAAGGGTACCACAGTGATCCATGCCCTGTGCCTAGTCTCCTCCAAGAACTGGCTCTGGCCCTGGAGAAGGTGCATGCCATCATCATGATGATAAAAGAACAGCCTCTAACTTCTAGGTGTCTGGCATGTCCCAATAGTACAACATGCAGCATCTTATTTGACCCTCACCACTCTTGCctttcacaggtgaggaagctgagtaTGAAGGGCAAAGGGTCTTGCTTTACTTAAACCTGCCTAAAGCCAGGTCTCTAAGACTCCAGAATCCTTGACCACCAAGTAATGGCTGCCATTAGCAGCTCTGCCTGATACACTCCCCCTCCCAAAAAGCAGTCTATCTGGGGGCTTCCCCAGGACCCCAGCTTCTACCCAGACAGAAGGTGTGTGGGAGAAAGCAACATGTAAACTCCATCcagccctgctattttttttttttttttttttttttttgagacagagtctcgctctgttgcccaggctggggtgcagtggccagatctcagctcactgcaagctccgcctcccgggtttaggccattctcctgcctcagcctccagagtagctgggtctacaggcgcccgccacctcgcccggctagttttttggattttttagtagagacggggtttcaccatgttagccaggatggtctcgatctcctgaccttgtgatccacccgtctcggcctcccaaagtgctgggattacaggcttgagccaccgcacccggccccagccCTGCTATTAACTCATCATGTGGCTTTGGGTAggatctgtctctctctctgccctcattttcctccattttaaaatgaattaataaacttCTGCTTCAATAGAGCAAATTTATGTGTGCCCCTGAAAGCCCCATTAACATGAGAGGGAATGAATAAAACAGGCATAAAGCCACAGAACAATGGGAAAGAAAATAGGCATGAAAAACAGTACAATGGGGAAGAAAAGAGGCACAAAGCCTCTCAAGAAGCTGCTGGAGGATGTGCTCCAACAAAACGAGAGTGTAAATCATGAAAGAAGACACAGGGTACAGGAAACCCTGTACCCTACCATGGGAGAGGTAAAGCTACTCCCTAGAAAACAGGCACAAAGAGAGAGCAATGGGAAAGAAAACAACTGCAGACATGGGAGATGTCAGCTAAACTTTGGAGGCTACAAGTAGGTGGCACCTGGTAAGACGTTTAGCAGACTGAAAAAAGTTGAACCCAGTGCCTGCAGCGGGGAGAGGTGTGGTGTGGGCGGGAGACAAGAAGCCTCACAACCTTGGAAGCACTTGAGAACTGGAGGCATCAGGAACCTCTGAAGTGGGGATGAAGGAAGAGGCTAAAAACAGGGATTGTTggtcagacacggtggctcacgcctgtaatcccagcactttgggagcccgaggcgggtggatcacaaaatcaggagatcgagaccatcctggctaacatggtgaaaccccgtccctactaaaaacacaaaaaattagccaggcgaggtggcgggtgcctgtagtcccagctactcaggaggctgaggcaggagaatggcgtgacccaggaggcggagctttcagtgggcggagatggtgccactgcactccagcctgggcaacaaagtgagactgtgtctcagaaaaaaaaaaaaaaaaaaaaaaaaaaaaaaca of Rhinopithecus roxellana isolate Shanxi Qingling chromosome 20, ASM756505v1, whole genome shotgun sequence contains these proteins:
- the ADGRG5 gene encoding adhesion G-protein coupled receptor G5 isoform X1; amino-acid sequence: MDHCGTLFLCLCLLTLQNATAEKWKELLSYMENMQVSRARSPSFSFRQLHQLEQMLLNTSFPGYNLTLQTPTIQSLAFKLSCDFSGLSLSSATLKRVPQARGQHARGQYAWGQHAMQFPAELTWDACKTRPRELRLICIYFSNAHFFKDENNSSLLNNYVLGAQLSHGHVNNLRDPVNISFWHNQSLEGYTLSCVFWKEGARKQPWGGWSPEGCRTEQPSHSQVLCRCNHLTYFAVLMQLSPALVPAELLAPLTYISLVGCSISIVASLITVLLHFHSRKQSDSLTRIHMNLHASVLLLNIAFLLSPAFAMSPVPRSACTALAAALHYALLSCLTWMAIEGFNLYLLLGRVYNIYIRRYVLKLGVLGWGVPALLVLLSLSVKSSVYGPHTIPVFNSWENGTGFRNMSICWVRSPVVHSVLVMGYGGLTSLFNLVVLAWALLSLRRLRVRADAPNARACRDTVTVLGLTVLLGTTWALAFFSFGVLLLPQLFLFTILNSLYGFFLFLWFCSQRCRSEAEAKAQVEAFSSSQTTP
- the ADGRG5 gene encoding adhesion G-protein coupled receptor G5 isoform X2, translated to MENMQVSRARSPSFSFRQLHQLEQMLLNTSFPGYNLTLQTPTIQSLAFKLSCDFSGLSLSSATLKRVPQARGQHARGQYAWGQHAMQFPAELTWDACKTRPRELRLICIYFSNAHFFKDENNSSLLNNYVLGAQLSHGHVNNLRDPVNISFWHNQSLEGYTLSCVFWKEGARKQPWGGWSPEGCRTEQPSHSQVLCRCNHLTYFAVLMQLSPALVPAELLAPLTYISLVGCSISIVASLITVLLHFHSRKQSDSLTRIHMNLHASVLLLNIAFLLSPAFAMSPVPRSACTALAAALHYALLSCLTWMAIEGFNLYLLLGRVYNIYIRRYVLKLGVLGWGVPALLVLLSLSVKSSVYGPHTIPVFNSWENGTGFRNMSICWVRSPVVHSVLVMGYGGLTSLFNLVVLAWALLSLRRLRVRADAPNARACRDTVTVLGLTVLLGTTWALAFFSFGVLLLPQLFLFTILNSLYGFFLFLWFCSQRCRSEAEAKAQVEAFSSSQTTP